ACAATTTTATGAAAAGGAAAAAGAGAATTTTATTCTGAAAGAGAAGATCTTACAACTTCGATTTGTTCAGTTGCCCAAGCAGTTTTTAAACAAGGACGCAGTGGTTAAAAGACTAAACGAATTTAACGAGGAGGATCAGGTATTTTTGGATTCGATCGGGGTGCAATTTACCAAGCTCAATTTCAACGATTCTTTATGGATTCCCCTCACCAGGATCATACAGGAGATACCTCCACTGACCTATGAAAACGAAGGCAGATACCTAAAAAAATCACAATTTTTTGAAATGGAGGACTCTCTGGGGGTATATTTGGGGAAGATAAGCGATATTAGGGATATCAATGAAATTGCTCCCCTCAGCTATATCAAACCGACACTCCGACAAGTATTACTCAATAGGAGAAAGCTCGATTTCTTAAATCGACTCGAAACAGAGCTCCTCGATGAGGCTGTAAAACAAAACGAATTCGAAATCTATGAAAAAGATTAAAAATAATTTCCTGCTGTTCGCTTTAGCGGCATGGACCTTTACGGGCTTCGCTCAGGAAGAAGCCCCTGCGGAAGTTTCTGAGGATCAAGTACAAGAAATGTCCGAAACCACTGCGTCTGCTAAAGACACTATTAATTCATTCGAACGGATTAAGTTAGACGGAATAGCTGCTGTTGTTGGGGACTACGTTATTCTCGACTCCGATATCGAGAAAACGCTGATTGATCTCAGGAGTCAGGGCGCTTCAACAGAAGACATCACCCATTGTAGTCTTTTAGGGAAGCTTATGGAAGACCGACTTTACGCTCATCAGGCTGTTCAGGACAGTATCCTGGTTTCTGATGACGAGGTAAATGCCACCAGTGACCGACAGATCCAGCAATTGGTTCAGCAAGTGGGCTCTATGGAGAAGGTACTTCAATTTTATAAAAAAGAGACCGTAGAGGATTTCAGGGAAGAACTCTACAACATCAACAAACTCAGGATGCTGTCTGAAAAGATGCAACAGAAAATCGTAGGCGAAATCCAGGTTACCCCTGAGGAAGTACGGCAGTTCTTTAGGAATATTCCGGAAGACGAAAAACCCGTCTTCGGAGCTGAACTTGAAATTTCTCAAATCGTAAAGACACCTGTGATTCCTGAGGAAGAAAAGCAGAAGGTGGTCAATAAGTTAAGGGAGATTAAAGCCGATATCGAGGACAATGATGCCAGTTTTAGCGTTAAAGCCATCCTGTATTCCCAGGATCCGGGATCTAAGTCGAAAGGCGGTTTTTACAGTATGACCAGAGAGACACCTTTTGTAAAGGAGTTTAAAGACGTGGCCTTTAGCCTGCAGGAGGGCGAGATTTCGGAACCCTTCGAGACTACCTTCGGTTATCATATTATTTTTATTGAAAAGATACGCGGGCAGGAATTAGACTTGCGGCATATCCTTATCCAGCCCGAAATTCCTCAGGCAGCAGTTGAGGCAGCAAAAATTGAATTAGATACCATCCGAAAACAAATCATGGAGGGCAAATACACTTTTGCAGAAGCTGCCCTTAATTTTTCAGATGAAAAAGAGACGAAGTTTGACGGAGGCCTGCTGAGGAATCCAATCAATTTTGATTCTCGATTTGAATTGACAAAAATGGATCCAACCCTCTACAATCAGGTTCGGAATCTAAAGGATGAAGAGATATCTTACCCACTGCTGGAATCAGACCCCAGGGGTGGCCCTCCAAAATATAAGATCCTGAAGGTAACCAACAGATATGACGAGCACGAAGCTGATTTTGCCAAGGATTATTTAAAGATTCAGGAACTGGCCCTCAGGGAAAAGCAATATAAAGCCATCAAAGAATGGATGGATGAGCATATCGATGACACCTATGTGAGCGTTAATGTGGCAAACAGATCTTGTGAATTTGCTAATAACTGGGTGAAGGAATAGACTATGTCAGATGTTAAGGCCATTGAAGAATTAGGTAAAAAACACCTATCCCTGAAAAGGGAAATTGCGAAAGTAATTGTAGGTCAGAATGAGGTCATAGATCTTATCCTATTGTCTATTTACACCGGGGGACACTCCCTGTTGATTGGTGTTCCGGGTTTGGCGAAAACCTTGATGGTAAATACAATTGCTCAAACTCTTGGTCTCGATTTTAAGCGTATCCAATTTACTCCAGATCTTATGCCCAGTGATATTCTGGGCAGCGAGGTATTAGATCAAAACAGAACTTTTAAATTTATCAAAGGCCCTGTCTTTGCCAATATTATCCTGGCGGATGAAATCAACCGGACGCCACCCAAAACCCAGGCAGCCTTGCTTGAGGCCATGCAGGAAAGGGCCGTAACCATTGCCGGGGAAAGACATAAACTCAGCTCCCCGTATTTTGTCCTGGCCACCCAAAACCCCATTGAACAGGAAGGGACCTATCCTTTACCCGAGGCGCAATTAGACCGGTTTATGTTTGCTATTGAGTTAAAATATCCCTCACTGGCCGAAGAAGTTCAGATTGTAAAAGAGACCACAGATGACGAGGAAGCAACGATCAATGCTCTTTTCAATGCCGAGGAAATTCTCGCAGTGCAGCATCTTGTAAGGCGGATTCCTGTTCCAAACAATGTGGTAGAATACGCCGTGAAGTTGGTAAATAATACCCGCCCCGGAACTCCTTCATCTTCGGATTATATCAACCAGTATCTCGATTGGGGTGCAGGTCCAAGGGCTTCTCAAAACCTTGTTCTCGGTGCAAAAGCTCATGCCGCAGTACATGGAAAATTCTCTCCAGACATCGAAGATGTTCAAGCCATTGCACTCGGTATTTTGAGGCACAGAATTATAAAAAACTACAAGGCTGAGGCAGAAGGCATCAGCGAAGAGGATATTATTCACCATTTAATGTAGCCTTATTTAATCTTGCTGCAGCTGTGGCATATCCCTCTTAACAGGCTGATAAGCAATCTACAATTTTCAAATCCCTATTTTTTTCGTTTTTTATTCTGTTGTGAGCAATGGGATATATCCTATTTTACAGACTTCATAATACTTTAGAAGGGCTCTAAAAAGTTTCAAGAACCCCTTTTAATTTTTTATCTTTGGGAGATTAACAATTGATAAACTAACGTATAATGGCATTTGATATCGACATGATTAAAGGCGTTTACGCCAAGATGGGAGAACGGGTTGATGCAGCTCGTAAATTAGTGGGGAAACCACTCACCCTGTCTGAAAAAATACTTTACTCTCATTTGTGGGAAGGAACCCCTTCTACAGTCTTCAGAAGAGGAAAGGATTATGTCGATTTTGCCCCTGACAGGGTGGCTTGCCAGGATGCTACGGCTCAAATGGCTCTTTTGCAGTTTATGCACGCCGGTAAACCTAAAGTTGCAGTCCCGACCACAGTACATTGTGACCACCTTATTCAGGCAAAAGTTGGGGCTGAAGCCGATCTTAAAAGGGCAAATCAAACCAGTAATGAAGTTTTCGATTTTCTGGAATCGGTCTCAAATAAATACGGGATAGGTTTCTGGAAGCCGGGAGCAGGGATCATCCACCAGGTAGTGCTTGAAAACTACGCCTTTCCGGGAGGGATGATGATAGGAACCGATTCACATACAGTGAATGCAGGAGGATTAGGAATGGTCGCCATTGGGGTTGGCGGTGCTGATGCTGTTGATGTTATGGCCGGCATGGCCTGGGAACTCAAGTTTCCCAAGTTGATCGGAGTAAAATTAAAAGGGAAATTAAGCGGATGGACAGCCCCCAAGGATGTTATCCTGAAAGTCGCCGACATATTAACCGTTAAAGGAGGTACCGGAGCAATTGTAGAATATTTTGGTGAAGGAGCCACTTCAATGTCCTGTACCGGAAAAGGAACTATTTGTAATATGGGAGCAGAAGTTGGAGCTACAACTTCAACTTTTGGTTACGATGAATCAATGGATCGATACCTCAGGGGAACGGATAGGGCAGATGTTGCCGATGAAGCTAAAAAAGTAGCCGAGCACCTCACTGCAGATCCAGAGGTATACCAGGAGCCAGAAAAATATTTTGACCAGGTGATAGAGATCGATCTAAACACTCTTGAACCTCATCTCAACGGGCCATTTACGCCGGACCTTTCTACGCCCATTTCTAAAATGAGCGAGGCTGCTAAAGCCAATGACTGGCCTTTAAATGTAGAAGTTGGCCTTATCGGATCATGTACTAATTCGTCTTATGAAGACATTTCCAGGGCCGCATCTCTGGCAAAACAGGTCTCAGAGAAGAATTTAAAGACAAAATCGAAGTTTACCATCACTCCGGGTTCAGAACTAGTGCGCTACACCATTGAACGAGACGGATTTATCAAGACCTTCAACAATATCGGTGCAACCGTTTTTGCCAACGCATGCGGACCGTGCATCGGTATGTGGGATCGCTACGGCGACAAGGCGGCAAATGGCCCCCGAAATACCATCGTACATTCGTTTAACCGGAATTTTGCCAAAAGGGCTGATGGAAATCCGAATACTTTAGCATTTGTAGGATCTCCTGAACTGGTAACTGCCATTGCTATCGCAGGAAGATTAGACTTCAACCCTATTACAGATTCACTGATTAACGAAGACGGACAAGAAGTTAGGCTAGATGAACCCCGCGGCTACGAACTTCCGCCGGAAGGCTTTGCGGTTGAGGATGCAGGTTACGTTGCCCCAAAGGAAGACGGCAGCTCTGTGGATGTTAAGGTAGCTACCGACTCAGAACGCTTACAACTTCTTGCACCCTTTACACCTATTTCCAATGAAAGTCTGCAAGGAATGAAATTGTTGATCAAGGCCTTTGGAAAATGTACGACCGACCATATTTCTATGGCAGGACCCTGGTTGAGGTACAGAGGGCATTTAGACAATATCGCCAATAATACCCTTATCGGTGCCGTAAATGCCTTTAACAAGAAGACCAATTTTGTAAAGAACCAACTTACAGGGGAATACGGAGGCGTACCCGATACACAGAGACTGTATAAGGAAAAAGGGATCAAGACCATTGTTGTGGGTGATCACAACTACGGAGAAGGTTCTTCAAGGGAACACGCAGCCATGCAACCCAGGCATCTGGGGGTAGCAGCTGTCCTGGTTAAATCGTTTGCCAGGATCCATGAAACCAACCTAAAGAAACAGGGAATGTTGGCGCTCACTTTTAGCAACGAAGCTGATTACGATAAGATACAGGAAGACGATACCTTTAATTTTATCGATATTCAAAATTTTGCTCCGGATGTTCCGCTTACCATTGAAGTTGTGCATAAGGATGGATTAAAGGATAAGATCAAGGTGAATCATACCTACAATGCTCAGCAGATTGCCTGGTTCCGGGAAGGATCGGCCCTTAATGTTATCAAAAAAGAAAATGCTGCATGATCGGTCTTATTTGATCAAACTGGTACAACCAGAAGACCCTCCTAATTCAATAAGACATATTTCATGGCCATAAAGAAAAAGACGGTACTCAATATCCTTCTTATAGCTTTTATTCTTTCTTTTTTTGTTACTCCCCTGGGGTATCATAGTAAGATTTTATTAAACCGTATTTTTTCGGGTACACCTTCTGAAATACCCATAGGAAAAAGGAAGCAGATCACTGATTATGACTGGCGGCTAAAAGACGAAGATTGGAATATTATCAATTTCAGTCCATCAAAAGGAAAGGTAGTTTTTATCAATTTCTGGGCTTCCTGGAGCCTGCCGTCAGACGCCCAACTCAATAGTATTCAGAAGCTCTACGATAAATTTAAGGGGAAAGTTGATTTTTATATAATCACCAATGAGGAGCAGGCCCCTGTTCGGGAATATATGGAGGAGAAGGAGTACGACTTTCCTGTAACCTACCTTATAATTGGAGATAAATCCGCACTTCCTGTTTTAGAACCCCCCGGATCTTATGTCGTTGATAAAAAGGGTTATGTAGTCGCAGAAGAGCTCGCTATAAAGGATTGGGACAATGAGAAGGTATTTGAATTGATTGAAAAGTTGTTGAACGAAAAGTGAATTAAAGACGACCTTCCGGAAGGCTAGTTGTGGGTTTTTACAGTATAGGGGCCTTATTTTTAGCATTTTGAATTGCTTCAACTCATATAATTGAAACCCAGCTGGGATAGAAACGGCCAAAACAGGAGCTTAGGATTGGCATAAGAACTCTGTAAGAGAAATGCCTGATAATTTATTGACGCAGTAAAAAGTGGCATCACAGATCACCACCTTAACTTTTTTCAAATACAAGAAGCTCACAGATCAGATCTGGGCCTTTGGCATGATGCAATTCGCCCACTCCTCGTTGAGAAAAACAGAAGGTCTTACTTTCTATAAGCTTTTGGGAACAGGCAGAGAAGGATTTGATCCCAAACCTGATTGGAGCGTTTACGCCCTTCTACAAGTATGGGAAAGTGAGGAAAAGGCAGATGTTTTTTTTCAACATTCATCCCTGATAAAAAAATACAGAAAGCACAGTCACGAAAACTGGACCTTGTATTTGAGGAATAAGATAGCAAGGGGAAAATGGGCCGGCAGCAATCCGTTTTCTGTTTATCCTGAACTAACTGAAAAGATTCCTTATGTAGTTGCTATTACAAGGGCTACCATCAAATTCAAGTACCTCCGCAGATTCTGGAAAAGTGTCCCCGCTTCTCAAAACCCATTGCGGGGTAATTCTAATCTGATCTATACCAAAGGAATTGGGGAGTTGCCCTTTATGCAAATGGCTACTTTTAGTCTATGGGAGAATCAGCAAGCCTTAGACGAATTTGCATACAGAAGCAAAGAACACATTAAAGTGATCGGAGATACTCGCACCCTTGGTTGGTATAAAGAGGAACTGTTTTCGCGTTTTCAACCCTATCGTTCACTCGGATGCTGGGAGGGAAGAAATCCACTGATCTTTAAGGAATCCGATCTCAACTAAACCAAAGGAAAAAATACAGAAAAAAGACCAGCTGTGCTGAGTACAAATGTGCAGAAAACTTCAAATTGCCACTGATTTTCGCAACGCGTATGATCATTTGAAAAATCAAGGCTACGGCCAACCAGCAGATGTAATTACTTAGCGGAACCACATTCATATCGAATCCCCAAAAGTCGAACCTGGGAGCACTTTGCTCCATAAAGAAATCAAGGACAAGCATAAGAGAGGCAGCAAAAATCAATTGTAAGACTGGTTTTTTAACCAGGTATTGCGCAATGCTTGCAGTTATAAAACTAAGAAGGGCCCAATTAACACCAATCAGGTAAGGAACGCCGTCTAGCTTAGGTCCCAGATTGGCTCCGTAATTATAGGTACCGAATAGAATGCCGTATTTCACTCCAAGCCATTCCGCAAACATGCCCAGAATCCATAACACCGCAAAAACAGCAGTTTTTTTTCGGGTATTGATCGGATAAACCAGGAAGAGTAAAATTGAAGAAATGATAAGGTTTACCGGCGTTTTCTGCACAAACCACTCCTCAAATCCTATGCTGATGCCTATCAGGGCCGTAATATGGAACAACCATATTACCGCAATGGACCATATTCCATTTTTACTTTCAGGCATTTTGCTGATTTAATTTTATTTCCGGTACGAGGTCGCTTACGATTTTAGCAGACAGCAAACATAGAGGAATCCCACCTCCAGGATGAACCGAGCCTCCGCAAAAGTAGAGATTTTGAACCTGCCGTGAAAAATTGGGATGTCTCAGAAAGGCTGCAAATTTCGAATTACTGGCTGCACCGTAAAGGGCACCCCGGTAGGAGCTGGTATTTTCCTGAATACCCACAGGATCTAAAATGTGCTCAGTGAGAATCAGGGGTTCAATTTCACGATTCAGAGACGCTGATAACTTTTTAAGAATGGTTTTACGTGCCTGGGCTTTCAAAGTGGTCCAGTCCTGTCCGTAGTCCCCGGGAGCATTGATCATGACAAACCAGTTTTCACACCCGGGTGGAGCATCCTCAGACACATCCTTGGCTGTTATGTTGACATATACCGTTGGGTGTTCAGGTAGTGTTTTATCCTGAAAAATCGACCTGAACTCTGCCGGATAATCCTCGCTGAAAAATATATTGTGAAGATCGAGCTCCTTAAAGCTTGCGTTGATACCCCAATAGAAGATCAGTGCCGAGCTTGATCGTTCCTGTTTGAGGGTTTTGGTTGGATGTTTTAGCTGGGGTAATAATTGTTTATAGGTAGGATAGATATCCATATTGGAAATTACAAGGTCTGCCGAATAGCTGGTAGTGGAAGTTTTGATGCCTGTGGCTGTTTTACCCTCTATGACTATTTGCTCAACCTTTTGGTTAAAATGAAAGTTTACACCCTGATCTTTCGCTAATTCATAAAGGCTCTGACTTATTCGATGCATTCCACCTTTGGGGATAAATGTGCCGTAATGCATTTCTAAATGAGGGATCAAAGACATGATCCCGGGAGTCTGGTAAGGGGAGGAACCATTATAGGTGGCATAGCGGTTAAACAGCTGTACAAGCTTGGGGTTTTTAAATTTTGCAGAATTTACTGTGTTCAGGGATTGCCCAAGGTCCAGTGAATGAAGTTGTAAGATGGCTTTGATCGTATCAGCAGAGAGGTAGGTTTTTAATTTGTGCAATGAATTTTCAAGGAAGATGCCAGCCGTAAGCTTGTACTTGCGTCTGTTTCTCTTGAGATATGTGATGATTTTATCCGGACTTTCATCAAAAAATCCGAAGCTTCTTCCACAAAGGTCTTTTCATTGGCATGGACAGTAAATCGGGATCCATCAGACCAGAAATAATTACAAACTGTATCTTTTTTTGAATATTGGAAATAGTGGGTGGGATCCAACCCGAAAAGATGAAATAATTCTTCTATAAAATGGGGCATTGTAAATAGGGAGGGGCCCAAATCGAAGCGAAAGCCATCTTGTGAAATCGCATGAAGCTTGCCTCCCGGGTATGAATTTTTTTCGAAGACCTCTACTTCGTAACCCATTTTACGAATCCTGAGGGCTGAAGCTAATCCTGCGATACCCGAGCCAATTACAATGGCTTTTGGCATGGAATTTATTTCTTAAAATATTTGAAAGGAACCCAAAGCATGCCAAAACATTCTCCTTCTTCTTTCCCGAGATGCTTGTGATGGATCTTGTGCGCACGTCGCACTCCTCTGGCATACCAATTATTGGCGTTCCTGAAAATTTTAAACCGCTGATGGATAAAAATATCATGAACCAGGAAGTAAGTAGCACCATATGCCATAATCCCGAAACCGATGGGATAGCCATACCAGAAAGTACTATTACCGGCCAGTATAATGAAGGTCATGCTCAGTACGGCATAAAAGATAAAGAAGGCATCATTTCGTTCAAACCAGGAATCGTGATCTTTCCTGTGGTGATCCTTGTGAAGGCTCCAGAGAAAACCGTGCATTATATATTTATGGGTAAACCAGGCCATAAATTCCATAATGCAAAATGTGGTTAGGAAAATTAAGATCCAGAATACTATTTTCATCATTAAAAATTATACAAGATTGAGTTTATAATTGACGTATGAAGTCGCCAGTAACCCAAATTTTTGATAGTTGGGAACCCTGATCCGAGCGTTTTTAATTTCGAGTGATGGGGTGCGCTGAAGTTTTTTCAAGAGCTGAAAGTAGTATTTATAAGCCGTGTATACTCCAAATTTGGCATCATTGGGCAGTCTCACAATTCCCTCATAACCTTTTTTGAAGTCCTCTCTGATCTCCTCTACAATAAGCGTTTTGGAAGCCTCGTCTAACTGAAGCAAGTTGGTATTGGGGAAATACGACCTGTTCAACACTTCATAGTCTGCTTTGAGATCCCTTAAGAAATTGACTTTCTGAAAGGCCGATCCTAGGGCCATAGCAGAATCCTTTAATTCTTCGTATTGCTGATCATCACCGTTCACAAAGACCCTGAGGCACATCAGGCCTACCACATCAGCAGAACCGTAAATGTATTCTTTAAACTCATCCTGAGTAGAATACACCTTCTTGTCAAGGTCCATGCGCATACTTTTCATAAAGGAATCAACCAGATGACGTGGAATATTATATTGATGAAAACTATGCTGAAAGGCATTTAGTATGGGATTGAGACTAATTTTGTTCAATAAACTGTCTTCCAATTCCTTTTCAAAGGAATTAAAAAGTTCTTTTTTGTTGTAATCGTGAAAGGAGTCTACAATCTCATCAGCGAAGCGTACAAATCCATAAATATTATAAATATCCTTCCTGATGGAAGGAGCAAGCATCTTTGTAGCAAGTGCAAAGGAAGTGCTGTAAGACTGGGTTACGGTCTTACTACACTCATATGATACCTGGTCGAAAATAGACTTCATGAAGCGATAATTACTTTTGTTGACTAATAAGTTCAGATACTAATTTGCCCGAAATCAAGGACGGCGGTACCCCGGGTCCTGGTACGGTCAATTGTCCTGTGAAAAACAGATCTTTTACTTTTTTACTCTTGAGACCTGGTCTTAGAAAAGCAGTTTGTAAAAGAGTATTGGCCATTCCATATGCATTCCCCTTGTACGAATTGTACTGCTCCTTAAAGTCATTGACACAAAAGGACTCCTTAAATATAATATTATTTTTAGCTGCTGAGCTGTTCGTTCTTCCAGCCTATTGATAATGATGTCAAAATATTGCTCCCGGAGCTCGTCGTTATCTTCCAGATCAGGTGCGATAGGAACGAGAAAAAAACCGGTTTCATAGCCCTCAGGCGCCATTGATGCATCGGTGACAGAGGGGAAATTTACGTAGAATAACGGTTCTGTCGGCCATTTGGGCTCATCGTAGATTTCTTCCGCATGTCGCTCAAAATCAGTGTCAAAGAACAGGTTGTGATGTTCAATATTCTTTAGTTTTTTATCAAACCCCACATAGAAGAGTAGGGAGGAGGGGGCAAACGTCTTGTTTTCCCAGTAGGCTTCCGAATACTGTCTGTACTGTGGGTCTAAAAGCGTTTCTGAGTGGTGATAATCCGCGCCTGATAAGACAAAATCAGCCTCAATTTGCTGTTGATTTATTTCAATACCCTCAGCTTTTCCATTCGCTACCCTGATCTTCTCAACAGCATGACCTGTATGGATTTGTACACCGAGTTCTTCCGCCAGTGATTTCATCCCCTCGATAATTTTATACATTCCGCCTTTGGGGTGCCAGGTTCCTAGCCCGAAATCGGCAAAATTCATAAAACTGTAAAACGATGGGGTCTTGCTGGGTTTCGCCCCGAGAAAAAGTACGGGAAATTCAAGGGTGGCGATCAGTTTTGGGTTTTTAAATTGTTTTCTTACCTGCCCGCTGATAGTTTTAAAAAACTGATCAACTCTCATCGCCGTATCTACGGTAACCAGTTCAAACGGGGAGATCCCAGGGCGATATACAATTTTATTGATCGCGATATCGTAATTTTCCTGAGCTTTTGAGATGAACTTTCTCAAATGTGTAGAGCTTCCTGATTCAATTCGTTCAAACTCTTCACAAATTTTGTCCATACTGTCACCTATGGTAATAACATCATCAGAGAAAAATATTTTATATGCCGGACTCAGTTTATCGAGTTGATAGTAATTTGAAGTACTCTTTCCAAAATCGTTGAAGAAGCGTTCAAAGATATCAGGCATCCAGTACCAACTAGGTCCGATATCAAAGGTAAAGCCATCTCTTACGAGTTGTCTGGCTCTTCCTCCAACGGTATTATTTTTTTCGTAGACATCAACCTCAAAGCCTGCCTTTGCCAGATAACAAGCGGCTGATAGCGAAGAAAATCCAGATCCTATGATGACAACTTTTTTACTCATGTTTATTAAAGCGTACCATTACTAAAAAATTTACAGGGCTGCGGCTAAATGTTCCACAGATTCAAATGCCCTGATATATCCCGGAAGTTTGTTGTTGGCCAGGAATTGAGTTTGCCTGCCTAAAATCCACAATTTAGAAGCGCCGTCCGGACTTAGGATTTCCGTAAAGTCGTCAATGTATTGCCCTAAGCTGTCTTTGGTAGGAATTACCGTAAAATAGGATAAGAAATGCAGATTTTTGTAGTATTTCTGCAGGTCAGTAAGGCTATCAAGGGGCATGGTCTGTCCCAGGTAAATAGTCTTATATCCACGTAACAGCAATTCGTAGTTTACAAACAACAACCCAATTTCATGAATTTCGTTTTCAGGAAGAAATAGGACAAAGACCTTGTCTTCCCTGCTGGGTTCCACGGTCTGAATCTTTTCAGTGCTGGTATATATTTTTTGTTTAATCAAGTTGGTGATAAAGTGTTCGTGGGAAGGACTGATAGTATCGGTTTGCCACAAAAGACCCAATTCGTTGAGAAGGGGAATAAAAACTTCCCAGAAAATCTCTCTGAATGATCGTTCAGCTATAAGGCTGTTGTAGGTATTTTGGAAGAGAGACAGATCAAAATTGATCATGGATAATTTAAAGGCATTGATAGCATGGCTTTTGGTGCTGTTATTTGCTACCAATTCTCTCACCACAATGGGGAGCTCGTCCTCCGGGATCTTGGCAATCTTGGAAATCTTATAGCCACTATTGTACAACAGGGTTATGTTTAACAACTTTTGAAGACTTGCTAAACTATAAGTGCGAATATTTGTGGCCGTGCGTTCCGGACTTAAAAGTTTGTACCTCTTTTCCCAGATTCGAATGGTATGAGCTTTTATACCAGAGAGGTTTTCAAGGTCCCTGATACTAAAGAATTTCTTTACATTGTTCATTGTATATCACTAAAAGTTAAACAAAGTTACAATTTTTTAATAGTGATACTTCTAAGGGTAACGTTAAATTTTTATTAGAATGATTGAATTAGGGACCCAACTTTAGGAAGATAACATTCTGTTTCTTAAAACCTTCTGTCGGGATGGAAAGCGTTGAGAGACATGGATAGCGGTTGTTCCGAAATGAGTTCGCTGACCAGCTTGCCGGTAGCCGGACCGAGGCTCCAACCCATCATGGCATGTCCTGTCGCGACGGTTAGGTTGGAGAAACCTGATGTGCGTCCAATGTAGGGCAGACCGTCAGGGCTTACCGGTCTGAGGCCACATCTGGCTGCATTTCTCTCCGCTTCCGTAATTCGAATAGTTGGATAATAATTCTCAGCGGCCATTGCTATGGCGTTGACCCTTTCCTTGCGGATATGATTATTGATGCCTGAGAATTCCATCGTTCCTGCAAATCGCGTAAAGTGTGTCATTGGGGTTACCGCCACCTTGGCTTCCATAAGTATAGCCGGCAGTCGAACATCAATGGGTCTTTCCACA
This DNA window, taken from Muriicola soli, encodes the following:
- a CDS encoding peptidyl-prolyl cis-trans isomerase, which translates into the protein MHFLLRNYVRRVLIIGTPGLFLFLGSCEGLFKSEPENTPLARVGNEYLYREDIESILNAQLNEQDSTSLVTNYINNWAVKQLLFSKAQINLTEEQIASFERLVANYRVDLFTRAYKEALVLRGEDTTVTDLQLRQFYEKEKENFILKEKILQLRFVQLPKQFLNKDAVVKRLNEFNEEDQVFLDSIGVQFTKLNFNDSLWIPLTRIIQEIPPLTYENEGRYLKKSQFFEMEDSLGVYLGKISDIRDINEIAPLSYIKPTLRQVLLNRRKLDFLNRLETELLDEAVKQNEFEIYEKD
- a CDS encoding peptidylprolyl isomerase is translated as MKKIKNNFLLFALAAWTFTGFAQEEAPAEVSEDQVQEMSETTASAKDTINSFERIKLDGIAAVVGDYVILDSDIEKTLIDLRSQGASTEDITHCSLLGKLMEDRLYAHQAVQDSILVSDDEVNATSDRQIQQLVQQVGSMEKVLQFYKKETVEDFREELYNINKLRMLSEKMQQKIVGEIQVTPEEVRQFFRNIPEDEKPVFGAELEISQIVKTPVIPEEEKQKVVNKLREIKADIEDNDASFSVKAILYSQDPGSKSKGGFYSMTRETPFVKEFKDVAFSLQEGEISEPFETTFGYHIIFIEKIRGQELDLRHILIQPEIPQAAVEAAKIELDTIRKQIMEGKYTFAEAALNFSDEKETKFDGGLLRNPINFDSRFELTKMDPTLYNQVRNLKDEEISYPLLESDPRGGPPKYKILKVTNRYDEHEADFAKDYLKIQELALREKQYKAIKEWMDEHIDDTYVSVNVANRSCEFANNWVKE
- a CDS encoding AAA family ATPase, translated to MSDVKAIEELGKKHLSLKREIAKVIVGQNEVIDLILLSIYTGGHSLLIGVPGLAKTLMVNTIAQTLGLDFKRIQFTPDLMPSDILGSEVLDQNRTFKFIKGPVFANIILADEINRTPPKTQAALLEAMQERAVTIAGERHKLSSPYFVLATQNPIEQEGTYPLPEAQLDRFMFAIELKYPSLAEEVQIVKETTDDEEATINALFNAEEILAVQHLVRRIPVPNNVVEYAVKLVNNTRPGTPSSSDYINQYLDWGAGPRASQNLVLGAKAHAAVHGKFSPDIEDVQAIALGILRHRIIKNYKAEAEGISEEDIIHHLM
- a CDS encoding aconitate hydratase, encoding MAFDIDMIKGVYAKMGERVDAARKLVGKPLTLSEKILYSHLWEGTPSTVFRRGKDYVDFAPDRVACQDATAQMALLQFMHAGKPKVAVPTTVHCDHLIQAKVGAEADLKRANQTSNEVFDFLESVSNKYGIGFWKPGAGIIHQVVLENYAFPGGMMIGTDSHTVNAGGLGMVAIGVGGADAVDVMAGMAWELKFPKLIGVKLKGKLSGWTAPKDVILKVADILTVKGGTGAIVEYFGEGATSMSCTGKGTICNMGAEVGATTSTFGYDESMDRYLRGTDRADVADEAKKVAEHLTADPEVYQEPEKYFDQVIEIDLNTLEPHLNGPFTPDLSTPISKMSEAAKANDWPLNVEVGLIGSCTNSSYEDISRAASLAKQVSEKNLKTKSKFTITPGSELVRYTIERDGFIKTFNNIGATVFANACGPCIGMWDRYGDKAANGPRNTIVHSFNRNFAKRADGNPNTLAFVGSPELVTAIAIAGRLDFNPITDSLINEDGQEVRLDEPRGYELPPEGFAVEDAGYVAPKEDGSSVDVKVATDSERLQLLAPFTPISNESLQGMKLLIKAFGKCTTDHISMAGPWLRYRGHLDNIANNTLIGAVNAFNKKTNFVKNQLTGEYGGVPDTQRLYKEKGIKTIVVGDHNYGEGSSREHAAMQPRHLGVAAVLVKSFARIHETNLKKQGMLALTFSNEADYDKIQEDDTFNFIDIQNFAPDVPLTIEVVHKDGLKDKIKVNHTYNAQQIAWFREGSALNVIKKENAA
- a CDS encoding TlpA family protein disulfide reductase yields the protein MAIKKKTVLNILLIAFILSFFVTPLGYHSKILLNRIFSGTPSEIPIGKRKQITDYDWRLKDEDWNIINFSPSKGKVVFINFWASWSLPSDAQLNSIQKLYDKFKGKVDFYIITNEEQAPVREYMEEKEYDFPVTYLIIGDKSALPVLEPPGSYVVDKKGYVVAEELAIKDWDNEKVFELIEKLLNEK
- a CDS encoding DUF3291 domain-containing protein; translation: MASQITTLTFFKYKKLTDQIWAFGMMQFAHSSLRKTEGLTFYKLLGTGREGFDPKPDWSVYALLQVWESEEKADVFFQHSSLIKKYRKHSHENWTLYLRNKIARGKWAGSNPFSVYPELTEKIPYVVAITRATIKFKYLRRFWKSVPASQNPLRGNSNLIYTKGIGELPFMQMATFSLWENQQALDEFAYRSKEHIKVIGDTRTLGWYKEELFSRFQPYRSLGCWEGRNPLIFKESDLN
- a CDS encoding carotenoid biosynthesis protein gives rise to the protein MPESKNGIWSIAVIWLFHITALIGISIGFEEWFVQKTPVNLIISSILLFLVYPINTRKKTAVFAVLWILGMFAEWLGVKYGILFGTYNYGANLGPKLDGVPYLIGVNWALLSFITASIAQYLVKKPVLQLIFAASLMLVLDFFMEQSAPRFDFWGFDMNVVPLSNYICWLAVALIFQMIIRVAKISGNLKFSAHLYSAQLVFFLYFFLWFS